From a single Clostridium isatidis genomic region:
- the recX gene encoding recombination regulator RecX: MNIITKIEEQKKNKDRVNIYIDDEYAFSLSKEVLIKEGIKLKEKVDIDRIKKAAKEDDYLKCKSAALKIIDRSYKTEKEIWGKLLKKDFDIETINRTISFLKEYNFLSDIDYAKMYIKDKSKSQGKNKIKYNLLKKGLNDTLIEQEISKINSEEEEETAYYLANKKYNILIKREKDNYKLSQKLYRFLVTRGYSYEIASKVIKKLLNQDDFY; this comes from the coding sequence TTGAATATTATTACAAAAATTGAAGAGCAAAAGAAAAATAAAGATAGAGTAAATATTTATATAGATGATGAATATGCCTTTTCTTTAAGTAAAGAAGTATTGATCAAAGAAGGAATAAAGCTTAAAGAAAAAGTAGATATTGATAGAATTAAAAAAGCAGCTAAGGAAGATGATTATTTAAAATGTAAAAGTGCAGCTTTGAAAATCATTGATAGATCATATAAAACAGAAAAAGAAATTTGGGGGAAATTATTAAAAAAAGATTTTGATATTGAAACAATTAATAGAACCATTAGCTTTTTAAAAGAATATAATTTTTTAAGTGATATAGATTATGCTAAAATGTATATAAAAGACAAATCAAAATCCCAGGGAAAGAATAAAATAAAATATAATTTATTGAAAAAAGGTTTGAATGATACTTTAATCGAACAAGAAATATCTAAAATAAATAGTGAAGAAGAAGAGGAAACTGCTTATTATTTAGCTAATAAAAAATATAATATTTTAATAAAACGGGAAAAGGATAATTATAAATTATCTCAAAAATTATATAGATTTTTAGTTACAAGAGGCTATAGTTATGAAATAGCTTCAAAAGTTATTAAAAAGTTATTAAATCAGGATGATTTTTATTAA
- a CDS encoding transglutaminase-like domain-containing protein, with protein sequence MQEYISYILCGVIIIFSIISSIKSSLEEKSVRDSLNKLFYYFSIFLTFFILIVNLEKIYLFVLQNLSVYISIEELNSLLLKVFILGIIFIIIQNTIYFALKVINNIIFAPYQSNKTGKFVIVIFSSFFGFLKGLVIILMMFIVVSTYNITLGLNNKIEIFNNINGYNSLENIILVNKPVLSYDDFNEYLPKNPNVIVYYNGVTLEEGVNSNEEINLKAKEIVIGAESDREKARRIYAWVGSNISYDFDKAKKVLAEEGVSNSGAIEAFNTRKGICFDYACLFTAMARATNLRSRIITGEAYDGINFGPHAWNQVYLEDEGIWINVDPTFYMAGDYFDSEDFNRDHLNADIAGEF encoded by the coding sequence ATGCAGGAATATATTTCTTACATTCTTTGTGGAGTAATAATAATATTTTCAATTATATCAAGTATAAAATCTTCTTTAGAAGAAAAAAGTGTAAGAGATTCGTTAAATAAACTTTTTTACTATTTCTCAATCTTTTTAACCTTTTTTATATTAATAGTTAATTTAGAGAAAATATACCTATTCGTTTTACAAAACTTAAGTGTATATATTAGTATAGAAGAATTAAATAGTTTATTATTAAAGGTATTTATACTAGGAATAATATTTATTATTATCCAGAATACTATATATTTTGCTTTAAAGGTTATTAATAATATTATTTTTGCTCCCTATCAAAGCAATAAAACAGGAAAGTTTGTAATAGTTATTTTTTCTAGCTTTTTTGGTTTTTTAAAAGGATTAGTTATTATCCTTATGATGTTTATAGTTGTAAGTACCTATAATATCACTTTAGGATTAAATAATAAAATTGAAATTTTTAATAATATAAATGGCTATAATTCTTTAGAAAATATTATTCTAGTTAACAAACCAGTATTATCATATGATGATTTTAATGAATATCTTCCTAAAAATCCCAATGTAATAGTTTATTATAATGGGGTAACTTTAGAAGAAGGGGTAAATTCTAATGAGGAAATTAATTTGAAAGCTAAAGAAATTGTAATTGGAGCTGAAAGTGACAGAGAGAAAGCTAGAAGAATTTATGCATGGGTTGGTTCAAATATATCTTATGATTTTGATAAGGCAAAGAAGGTTCTTGCTGAAGAAGGAGTGAGTAACAGCGGAGCTATAGAAGCCTTTAATACAAGAAAAGGGATATGTTTTGACTATGCATGTCTATTTACGGCAATGGCAAGGGCGACAAACTTAAGAAGCAGAATAATTACGGGTGAAGCTTATGATGGAATAAACTTTGGACCCCACGCTTGGAATCAGGTTTACCTTGAAGATGAAGGTATTTGGATTAATGTTGATCCAACTTTCTATATGGCTGGTGACTATTTTGATAGTGAGGATTTTAATAGAGACCACTTAAATGCAGATATTGCAGGAGAGTTTTAG
- a CDS encoding tetratricopeptide repeat protein: MNNFIEGNNYYNKKDYEKAIASYKRAIENGESTTCANYNLGVCYIKLKEYDRAIPFFKKAISMQKESKYFFNLAYCYAMKNEIKKALINFNIAWSLDNTDEDCKKAIEIIAKKNKKAQ; this comes from the coding sequence ATGAACAACTTTATTGAAGGCAACAATTACTACAATAAAAAAGATTATGAAAAAGCAATTGCTTCCTATAAAAGAGCTATAGAAAACGGAGAAAGTACAACTTGTGCAAATTATAATTTAGGAGTTTGTTATATTAAGCTAAAAGAATACGATCGGGCTATTCCATTTTTCAAGAAGGCTATAAGTATGCAAAAGGAAAGCAAGTATTTCTTTAATTTAGCATATTGCTATGCAATGAAAAATGAAATTAAAAAAGCCTTAATTAACTTTAATATAGCCTGGTCATTAGATAATACAGACGAAGATTGTAAAAAAGCAATTGAAATAATTGCTAAAAAGAATAAAAAAGCACAATAA